DNA from Streptomyces sp. Edi4:
GAGTCCGCCTGCTCCTGGATGTCCGCGAAGCGCTCCGCGATCTGACGCTGGTCGCGCAGGACCTCGATGTAGTCGAGCGGATCGGTGTGGGCCCGGCCGTCCGCCCACAGGGGCAACAGCAGTGACGTCAGACCCGTGGACACCTTCTCCAGGCGTTCCAGGGACTCTCTTTGACGGTTCATCAGGCGCGTGAGGGCGAGTTCGGGCGCGATCGCGGTGAACGTGGCGACGCGTCCCCGATGGGCGACGGCGAGCTGGGAGCGGACCAGACCGTCGAGAACGTCGTAGATGCGCTGGCGCGGTACCTCCGCCTCCCGCGCCACCTGGGCCGCGGTGTAGGAGTCGCGCCTGACCAGAGCGAGGTAGACCCGTGCCTCGTAACGGGAAAGGCCCAGTTCGACGAGGTCGCTGACCGACCCCTCATCAGGCTCCATGCGCATCCCCGTCCGACGGTGTGGGTGTTCTCCCGGCTCGATGCCCGCCACCGTATACATCTATCCCCGCTGTGAGCAGCCCCTTGATCCATGGGGAATCCGCAGGCCGGGCCGCGCGGTGATCCATCCCCTTTCGAGGGCAAGGCTTTGCCTGGGGCTTGCCTAAGGCTGTTGTCGCCCCAGGCGGGCGTCGCTACCTTCATCCGTGCCACCACGTGAGCGGGTGGCAGTTTTCTCGAGGCGCAACTGTCATGCTCTGATCAGGTAATGCCGCTTCCACCGGTCATGCGCGATGACACGTACCGCCGGCCGCACAGCGCACACGGCACAGCACCCGTATCAGCACACGCACAGGCACCCGTACAAGTACATGTACGTGCACATGTGCACGTACGCGTGCACGCACACGCACACGCACACACATCTGTACCGAGCTCAACATCCGCACCAGCGAGGGCACCAGCATGTGCCCCCGCACCGCCGCGCACGCGGACTCGGACCACCTCGCGCCTCACCCAAGCGCATCGCACCAGCACAGCACCAGCACAGCACCAGCGCCGCACCGGCCGGCACCAGCCGCACCACCCAGCCGCACCGCAGGACGCGCCGTCGGTCACCGCTCACGGCACCGCCGACCGCCCGGCACCCGTACCACCGAACGCGCCGGATCCGCCCCGCCGCACCTGTAGACCCAGCTCCTCCGCTCGCCCCGATCCGGCGAACCGACCCCCCATGGAGGGCAGTTCCTTGTACTCGAAGAGACCCTTCGGCCTCCCCGCGCTCAGCGGGCGTGTGGCCACCGCCGTGCTCGGCGCGGCGGCCCTGGTCACCGGCGGACTCATCGCCGCGGCCCCGACCGTCGCCGCCGCCACCCAGAGCTCCGGCGGCCAGGCCGCCCACACCCAACGGCTGTGCGCCCAGCCCGCCAAGGCCGGCATGATGTCCTGCCTCGCGCTCGCCCGCACCGACGTACAGCACCACTTCGGGATATCCCCGAACGCCCTGCCCTCCGGCTACGGCCCCTCCGACCTGCAGAGCGCCTACGCCCTGCCGTCGAACGCGGGCGCCGGTACGACCGTGGCGATCGTCGACGCGCAGGACGACCCCAGCGCGGAGTCGGACCTGGCGACCTACCGTTCCCAGTACGGTCTGCCCGCCTGCACCACCGCCAACGGCTGCTTCCAGAAAGCGGACCAGAACGGCGGCACCAACTACCCGACCGCAGACTCGGGTTGGGCCGGTGAGATCTCCCTCGACGTCGACATGGTCAGCGCCGTCTGCCCGCAGTGTCACATCCTGCTCGTCGAGGCAAACTCCGCCAACATGGACGACCTCGGCACCGCGGTGAACCGCGCGGTCGCCATGGGCGCCAAGTACGTCTCCAACAGCTACGGCGGCAGCGAGGACTCCACCGACCCGAGCTCCGACTCCTCCTACTTCAACCACCCCGGCGTCGCCATCACCGTCTCATCCGGCGACAGTGGCTACGGCGTCGAATACCCCGCGGCCTCCCAGTACGTGACCTCCGTCGGTGGCACCTCGCTCAGCCGCGCCAGCAACTCGCGTGGCTGGTCGGAGTCGGTCTGGGGCACGAGCTCCGGCGGCCAGGGCGCGGGCTCGGGCTGCTCCGCATACGACCCGAAGCCGTCCTGGCAGAAGGACACCGGCTGCGCCAAGCGCACCGTCGCCGATGTCTCGGCGGTCGCCGACCCCGCCACCGGCCTTGCTGTGTACGACAGTTACCAGGCCAGCGGCTGGAACGTGTACGGCGGCACCAGCGCCTCCTCACCCATCATCGCCGGCGTGTACGCACTCGCCGGCACCCCCGCGGCCAACACCACCCCGGCGTCCTACCCCTACGCCCACACGTCCGCGCTCAACGACGTGACCTCCGGCGCCAACGGCAGTTGCAGCCCCTCCTACCTGTGCACGGCGGGCTCCGGCTACGACGGCCCGACCGGGCTCGGCACCCCGAACGGCACCGCGGCCTTCACCGGCGGCACCAGCACCGGCAACACCGTCACGGTGACCAACCCGGGCAACCAGTCCACCCAGGTCAACACCGCGGCCTCGCTCCAGATCCACGCCACCGACTCCGGCAGTGGCCAGACGCTCACCTACAGCGCCACCGGTCTCCCGGCGGGCCTGTCCATCAACGCCTCGACCGGTCTCATCTCCGGCACACCGACCACCGCGGGCACCTACAACGTGACGGTCAGCGCCAAGGACTCCACCAACGCCACCGGTTCCACGTCCTTCACCTGGACCGTGACCACCGGGGGTGGCGGCGGCTGCACCGCGGCCCAGCTGCTCGGCAACCCCGGCTTCGAGACCGGCAGCGCCGCGCCCTGGTCAGCGACCGCGGGTGTCGTCGACAACTCCGCCGGTGAGCCCGCGCACTCCGGCTCCTGGAAGGCCTGGCTCAACGGCTACGGCACCACCCACACCGACACCCTCTCCCAGGCGGTGACCATCCCGGCCGGCTGCCACGCCACCCTCAGCTACTACCTGCACATCGACACCAAGGAGACGACCACCACCACCGCCTTCGACAAGCTGACGGTGACGGCCGGTTCGACCACCCTGGCCAGCTACTCCAACCTCAACAAGAACACCGGGTTCGTTCAGAAGTCCTTCGACCTCTCCTCGTTCGCGGGGCAGACGGTGACCCTCAAGTTCAACGGTGTGGAGGACAGCAGCCTCGCCACGTCGTTCGTCATCGACGACACCGCGGTCAACGTGAGCTGACCTGAACTGCGCCGGGCGGGACAGGAGTTGACGCCCCCTGTCCCGCCCTTCCGCGCGTCCGTTCCACTCGGTTCCGCAGGCCTCAGTCCTGTCGCAGTGCCACGAAGGCGCGGCCCGCCGAGGTCCAGCGGCCCGCCAGGCGCCAGCCGAGGGGGCGGGCACAGGACAGGAGCGCGTTGGTGCCGAGCCGGGCCCAGGGGAAGTCACCGCCGACCGCGCCGCGCGCGTCGGTGACCGTGACCCGGATGCGCTCGTCGATCTCGTACGGGGCCGTCTCGGCCAGCAACAGGCCGCCGGGGGCGAGTAGTTGGGAAACGCGCGCGAGCAGGGCCGTCGGGTCGCCGCCGATGCCCACATTCCCGTCGACGAGCAGCGCGGTGTCCCAGCGCCCCTCACCGGGCAGGTGGTCGAAGACCGAGCGGCACAGTGCGCTGCCACCCCAGTCCCGGGTCCGGCGGACCGCCTCGGCGCTCACATCGACCCCGAGCGCGGCGACCCCGTCGGCGGCGAGCGCGGCCACCAGCCGGCCCGGCCCGCACCCGATGTCGAGGACGGCGCCCCGGCAGCGACGCAGCACCGTACGGTCCGCCATGTCCGGCTCCGCGCACCAGCGTTCGACTTCGAGCGGCAACAGCCATCCGTCAGGCCGGCGCAGGAACAGCGGACCGCGCCCGGAGCGCAGCGCGTCCGTATAGGGATCGGCGTGCCAGGCCGCCGGGATGGTTGCTGAGAGCGCTCTCACCATGCGCGGTCCCTGGCCGTCACGGTCACGGCCGACGCTGGGGCCCCAGGGGGCGGGGTTGTGGGGGGTGCGGGGGAGGTGGGGGGTTTGGGAGGCGTTGGGGGCGAGGGCTCGGTCGGCCTGTGCCTGGTGGGCACTGGCTTGGTGGCGGGGGAGCCAACGATCCTGGACGCGGTGGCGGTGGCGGTGGCGGTGGCGGTGGCGGTCGCGAGCGCGGTCGCCAGGGACGCGGGTGTGGCGGCCGAGGGCAGCGCGTTCGCCACACCGGTCATGCTTGCCACGCCAGTCATGCCAGCCACATCCGTCACGCCAGCCGCGCCAGACACGTTGTTGACGCCGGCCGCGCTGGCCACACTCGTGACACCCGTCATGTTCGCCACACCCGTCACGCTGGCCGCCGCCACGCCAGTCACGCCCATCACGCTGGCCATATTCGTCACGTGCGCCGCGATCACCGGCGTCGGCGTCGGCGTCGGCGTCGGCGTTCGCATC
Protein-coding regions in this window:
- a CDS encoding class I SAM-dependent methyltransferase produces the protein MVRALSATIPAAWHADPYTDALRSGRGPLFLRRPDGWLLPLEVERWCAEPDMADRTVLRRCRGAVLDIGCGPGRLVAALAADGVAALGVDVSAEAVRRTRDWGGSALCRSVFDHLPGEGRWDTALLVDGNVGIGGDPTALLARVSQLLAPGGLLLAETAPYEIDERIRVTVTDARGAVGGDFPWARLGTNALLSCARPLGWRLAGRWTSAGRAFVALRQD
- a CDS encoding helix-turn-helix domain-containing protein encodes the protein MEPDEGSVSDLVELGLSRYEARVYLALVRRDSYTAAQVAREAEVPRQRIYDVLDGLVRSQLAVAHRGRVATFTAIAPELALTRLMNRQRESLERLEKVSTGLTSLLLPLWADGRAHTDPLDYIEVLRDQRQIAERFADIQEQADSELLTFCMPPFVAPAANTSGIKATRRLRRAKGTVRAVYTRDALADEEVLENVRRFAEAGEEARFTQHLPLKLVIADASLVLCDMPDPVAGTGSTTALYIEHPALATCLRLAFHSVWEVAEPMAPAVRDKG
- a CDS encoding putative Ig domain-containing protein, which produces MAAAPTVAAATQSSGGQAAHTQRLCAQPAKAGMMSCLALARTDVQHHFGISPNALPSGYGPSDLQSAYALPSNAGAGTTVAIVDAQDDPSAESDLATYRSQYGLPACTTANGCFQKADQNGGTNYPTADSGWAGEISLDVDMVSAVCPQCHILLVEANSANMDDLGTAVNRAVAMGAKYVSNSYGGSEDSTDPSSDSSYFNHPGVAITVSSGDSGYGVEYPAASQYVTSVGGTSLSRASNSRGWSESVWGTSSGGQGAGSGCSAYDPKPSWQKDTGCAKRTVADVSAVADPATGLAVYDSYQASGWNVYGGTSASSPIIAGVYALAGTPAANTTPASYPYAHTSALNDVTSGANGSCSPSYLCTAGSGYDGPTGLGTPNGTAAFTGGTSTGNTVTVTNPGNQSTQVNTAASLQIHATDSGSGQTLTYSATGLPAGLSINASTGLISGTPTTAGTYNVTVSAKDSTNATGSTSFTWTVTTGGGGGCTAAQLLGNPGFETGSAAPWSATAGVVDNSAGEPAHSGSWKAWLNGYGTTHTDTLSQAVTIPAGCHATLSYYLHIDTKETTTTTAFDKLTVTAGSTTLASYSNLNKNTGFVQKSFDLSSFAGQTVTLKFNGVEDSSLATSFVIDDTAVNVS